In a single window of the Antedon mediterranea chromosome 1, ecAntMedi1.1, whole genome shotgun sequence genome:
- the LOC140043783 gene encoding uncharacterized protein, producing MSIKGYNWVGKERNGKKGGGIGLFLSDKIVVTSENILNCIDDDFERLWVKVSVDKVPLYICVAYFPVQGVNNDLTDDLYAQLLSEIIRIEEKEMNPLILLLDDFNARIGDSIYNGDPVINSNGERLIQFAKNANLTNLNSTIFCEGKITWQRNNQQSTIDYMLYSKSLVNYVNKLIIDEHRQFSFGSDHCVLWLTLNNLNISNQQTSNQNIPIWDIKHNQDYSFYQQKVEEKFNDWNVSNETNINTTWDFWKKTIIEAATEGIGIRHVNNKNKPWFDKEIDDAIKKRKIASREHRTWVKNNKITNRNCTYNNNKNNTMNYDNGVTLWEHYKETQKHVKQLVAQKTSEKRVSKSIEIANKGGKSCKDFWKVLKGNTNNSKNIQCIKSRDSGENIAEKEKMNEVVNDYWENLGKTNMNLNDCGTYLTSRFVNNIRNQTKTNCTYAKDVDENCLYDVKIDYDIVKEAILMAKNNRSPGLDNITNESIKNGGDKLIRPIFTNFKTRTNTKRVEY from the coding sequence ATGTCTATTAAAGGTTATAACTGGGTTGGGAAAGAACGTAACGGAAAGAAGGGGGGTGGTATTGGGTTATTCCTATCAGACAAAATAGTGGTTACAtctgaaaatattttaaactgtatAGATGATGATTTTGAAAGATTATGGGTAAAAGTTAGCGTAGATAAGGTACCATTATATATTTGTGTTGCATATTTCCCGGTCCAGGGAGTAAACAATGATTTGACTGACGATCTATACGCCCAACTGCTCTCTGAAATAATTAGAATTGAAGAGAAGGAAATGAATCCTCTTATTCTACTTCTAGATGATTTTAACGCACGGATTGGTGACTCCATATATAACGGAGACCCCGTAATAAACTCAAATGGAGAAAGGCTAATACAATTTGCTAAAAACGCTAATTTAACTAACCTTAATAGTACTATTTTTTGTGAAGGTAAAATAACATGGCAAAGAAATAATCAACAAAGCACGATAGACTACATGTTATACTCAAAATCCTtagtaaattatgtaaataaactaattattgatgagCATAGACAATTTAGTTTTGGGAGTGACCATTGTGTGTTATGGTTAACACTAAATAATCTTAACATAAGTAATCAACAGACAAGTAATCAAAATATACCAATTTGGGATATTAAACATAACCAAGATTATTCCTTTTATCAACAAAAAGTTGAAGAAAAATTTAATGACTGGAATGTTAGTAATGAAACGAATATCAATACTACATGGgatttttggaaaaaaacaattatcgagGCAGCCACTGAAGGTATCGGAATTAGacatgtaaataataaaaacaaaccatGGTTTGACAAAGAGATAGACGATGCCATCAAAAAAAGGAAAATTGCGTCGCGAGAACACAGAACATgggttaaaaataataaaattactaaTAGGAACTgtacttataataataacaaaaataatactatGAATTATGATAATGGCGTTACACTGTGGGAGCATTATAAAGAGACACAGAAACATGTTAAGCAACTTGTTGCACAGAAAACCTCAGAAAAACGTGTCAgcaaatctattgaaattgcaAACAAAGGTGGTAAATCTTGTAAAGACTTTTGGAAAGTGCTAAAAGGCAATACAAATAACAGTAAAAATATTCAATGTATTAAATCAAGAGACTCTGGTGAAAACATTGCCGAAAAAGAGAAAATGAATGAGGTTGTAAACGATTACTGGGAAAATCTTGGCAAAACCAATATGAATCTTAATGATTGCGGTACTTACCTTACAAGCcgttttgttaataatattagaaatcaaacaaaaacaaattgtacatATGCTAAAGATGTTGACGAAAATTGTTTGTATGATGTTAAGATTGATTATGATATTGTAAAAGAGGCTATCCTAATGGCAAAGAATAATAGGTCACCAGGTCTAGATAATATAACAAATGAATCAATTAAGAATGGTGGCGACAAATTAATTAGAcctatttttacaaattttaaaactaGAACAAATACCAAGCGAGTGGAATATTAG